In Daphnia pulex isolate KAP4 chromosome 7, ASM2113471v1, one genomic interval encodes:
- the LOC124197962 gene encoding beta-mannosidase-like produces MMRRQQLTFPTLVLLVLINNSLGYEIDLSTANGYVWSAALPNKSIAVPGRVPGSIYTDLDEAKIFSGGPLLFRFNDLDYRWVSYEDWDYSLTFNVTANVASYSAVDLVFYGVDTVAEIELNGLLLGATNNMFIRYKYNIKDSLKTDGSNELLIRFKSPVKYARDRYDEQAVDYPVLPTCLDPAYQGECHANHIRKMQSSFSWDWGPAFPTVGLWHPVKLEAYNTVSIRDWWVGFERDEIQQLWKVDMKIHCETPDSGIDHAGTFTVTITDQQQVVQTLKQETVLTGDGNRQVSTPVISFVVPFSQIKPWMPNGWGEQKLYDMKIEYQETGSAEPPVVLDEKIGFRTVELIEDDLPTGRTYYFRVNGEPVFLKGSNWIPSAVLPELITEQYLRELLTASKDAHMNAMRIWGGGIYEFPEFYRIADELGILIWHDMMYACSMYPANEQFLETVSVEIRQQVRRLSHHPSVLIWAGNNENEAALRQNWYGTESKFDTYKADYIKLYVDTIKRIVNEEDPSRPFTVSSPSNGKKSEEEGYVSLNPGSPEYGDVHYYNYFADMWNWETYPKPRMATEYGFQALPSVHAWTTAANPIGMDEDWHYDGELLFTRQHHPGGNNELVLQVEGQLGKARETTPEQRFLDMIYLTQMHQAEAIKIESEHYRRLQYLDFDGLGHCMGSLYWQLQDIWQGPSWASIEYGGRWKPLHHFATKFFAPLSFMLWVRDGNVAVYPHDYRSGADMVPGILLIKLQSWSQINPIVTERIPNVNGNSTIEWQKPLDSWLSDNGCSRQTCFLTATYQDPETGRQLAPDSYLYPSNFTAVTNLAKANVQVTSVGQVYESSQSSWTIDVELSTDKPAAFVWLDTTTDRKGRFSDNAFLMSTATKTVSFWSSDPITDSTEFSNQLRVAHLAEIIR; encoded by the exons ATGATGCGACGGCAGCAACTTACTTTTCCAACTCTTGTTTTATTAGTTTTGATTAATAACAGTCTTGGATACGAGATTGACCTGTCGACTGCCAACGGCTATGTATGGAGTGCTGCTTTGCCTAACAAAA gcaTCGCGGTTCCTGGAAGAGTTCCGGGCAGTATTTACACTGACCTAGATGAAGCTAAAATTTTTAGTGGAGGTCCgttattatttcgtttcaaTGATTTAGATTACCGTTGGGTCTCTTATGAAGATTGGGATTATTCCCTGACATTCaatg TTACGGCGAATGTAGCGTCGTATTCGGCAGTCGATCTGGTTTTCTACGG AGTTGATACAGTGGCCGAAATTGAGCTGAATGGATTGCTGCTGGGCGCCACTAATAACATGTTCATCCGTTACAAGTACAACATCAAAGATTCCCTCAAG ACTGACGGTTCCAACGAGCTCCTAATAAGATTCAAGTCGCCCGTTAAGTACGCTCGGGATCGATACGACGAACAAGCAGTCGACTACCCGGTTCTGCCGACGTGCCTCGATCCCGCCTATCAGGGGGAGTGTCACGCTAATCACATCAG GAAGATGCAATCGTCTTTCAGTTGGGATTGGGGACCGGCCTTTCCCACTGTCGGATTATG GCATCCAGTCAAGCTGGAAGCTTACAACACCGTTTCTATTCGCGACTGGTGGGTGGGATTCGAGCGGGATGAAATCCAGCAACTATGGAAAGTCGACATGAAAATCCATTGCGAGACACCCGATTCTGGTATCGATCACGCCGGAACTTTCACCGTCACCATCACCGACCAGCAACAAGTTGTCCAAACTTTGAAGCAAGAAACTGTTTTGACAGGCGATGGCAACCGTCAAGTCTCCACCCCCGTCATTTCGTTTGTCGTTCCCTTCTCCCAG ATTAAACCCTGGATGCCGAACGGATGGGGCGAGCAGAAACTTTACGatatgaaaattgaatatcAAGAAACCGGTTCCGCCGAACCTCCCGTCGTTCTCGACGAGAAAATTGGCTTCCGTACCGTCGAGTTGATCGAAGATGATCTGCCAA CCGGGAGGACCTACTACTTCCGGGTGAATGGAGAGCCCGTATTTCTCAAAGGCTCCAACTGGATCCCGTCAGCCGTTCTACCCGAACTGATAACGGAGCAATATCTGCGTGAATTGCTGACAGCTTCCAAGGATGCCCATATGAACGCCATGAGGATCTGGGGTGGCGGAATTTACGAGTTCCCTGAATTCTACCGG ATTGCCGATGAACTGggaattttaatttggcaTGACATGATGTACGCCTGCTCCATGTATCCAGCCAATGAGCAATTCCTGGAAACGGTATCGGTCGAGATCCGCCAGCAAGTTAGACGCCTATCGCATCATCCTTCGGTGCTTATCTGGGCTGGTAATAACGAAAACGAAGCCGCCCTGCGACAAAACTG GTATGGCACAGAGAGCAAATTTGATACCTACAAAGCCGATTACATCAAGCTTTACGTCGACACAATCAAAAGGATCGTCAATGAAGAAGATCCTTCACGTCCATTCACCGTTTCATCGCCATCCAACGGCAAGAAAAGTGAAGAGGAAGGCTACGTCTCTCTTAATCCAGGCAGCCCAGAATACGGAGATG TGCATTACTACAATTATTTTGCCGACATGTGGAACTGGGAAACGTACCCAAAACCAAGAATGGCGACCGAATACGGTTTCCAGGCATTGCCATCTGTCCACGCCTGGACTACAGCCGCAAATCCAATTG GAATGGACGAAGACTGGCATTACGATGGTGAACTTTTATTCACTAGACAACATCACCCTGGAGGTAACAACGAGCTGGTGCTGCAAGTAGAAGGTCAATTAGGAAAGGCCCGAGAAACCACACCGGAGCAACGTTTCCTGGACATGATCTATCTGACGCAAATGCATCAAGCGGAAGCCATCAAGATCGAATCAGAACATTACAGACGATTGCAATACCTGGACTTTGACGGACTTGGGCATTGCATGGGATCGCTCTATTGGCAATTACAGGACATCTGGCAAGGCCCTTCCTGGGCTTCAATCG AATATGGCGGACGTTGGAAGCCGCTTCATCATTTCGCCACCAAGTTTTTTGCTCCGCTCTCTTTCATGTTGTGGGTGCGCGATGGAAATGTCGCCGTTTATCCGCATGACTACCGCAGCGGAGCAGACATGGTGCCGGGAATCCTGTTAATCAAACTTCAATCATGGTCGCAAATCAATCCAATCGTCACCGAAAGGATTCCCAAC GTCAACGGAAATTCGACAATCGAGTGGCAGAAACCGCTGGATTCTTGGTTGTCTGATAACGGATGCAGCAGACAGACTTGTTTCCTAACAGCCACTTATCAAGATCCTGAAACAGGCCGGCAATTGGCTCCTGATAGTTATTTGTATCCCAGCAATTTTACAGCCGTTACTAATTTGGCCAAAGCCAACGTCCag gTGACAAGTGTCGGCCAAGTTTACGAAAGCAGCCAGTCATCGTGGACGATTGACGTGGAATTATCGACCGACAAGCCGGCCGCTTTCGTCTGGCTGGACACGACCACTGATCGCAAAGGCCGATTCTCTGACAATGCGTTCCTGATGTCAACTGCCACTAAAACCGTTTCGTTCTGGTCATCGGATCCTATTACCGACTCGACTGAATTTTCAAACCAACTGCGAGTCGCCCACCTCGCAGAAATCATCCGCTAG